A genomic region of Sulfobacillus acidophilus DSM 10332 contains the following coding sequences:
- a CDS encoding protein of unknown function DUF6 transmembrane (PFAM: EamA-like transporter family~InterPro IPR000620~KEGG: tmr:Tmar_0601 hypothetical protein~PFAM: Protein of unknown function DUF6, transmembrane~SPTR: Putative uncharacterized protein) — translation MSKSDSLLPTSRQAPSPVILQGAVAIGVLSVSSAAVLIRLATAPPAQIAFWRLGLATLVLGPAAMRARPHRPLDARHWGLMGAAGVALALHFMFWIQSLTLLPVAVSTALVSTHPLLVAGVDRIRNRQAFSRSVLLGMGFVMSGVLWLFGSGLMSSARLSLPGILWALGGAFFGGLYILAGHNVRQSLDTVIYAPVVYLGAMIVLAGVSLFDHQPLWPHSPRLWMLYALIALIPTLGGHTLFNWLLRYVPATTISLALVGEIAGSGLLAWLVLGQLPTFGQLVTIVLVGLGLIVILAPPRRANSDRHHR, via the coding sequence ATGTCAAAGTCTGATTCCCTCCTCCCCACTTCTCGGCAAGCCCCATCGCCCGTCATCCTGCAAGGGGCCGTGGCGATAGGGGTTTTGTCTGTGTCGAGCGCCGCCGTCCTGATCCGTCTGGCCACCGCGCCCCCTGCCCAAATTGCCTTTTGGCGATTGGGACTGGCCACCCTCGTCTTAGGCCCGGCCGCCATGCGGGCTCGTCCCCACCGGCCGTTAGACGCGCGGCACTGGGGTTTGATGGGGGCTGCAGGAGTTGCCCTCGCCCTGCACTTTATGTTCTGGATTCAATCGCTTACATTGCTGCCGGTCGCGGTCTCGACCGCGCTCGTCTCCACCCATCCCTTGCTGGTGGCGGGGGTCGATCGCATCCGGAACCGCCAAGCGTTTTCTCGATCTGTACTTCTCGGAATGGGATTCGTGATGAGCGGGGTTCTCTGGTTATTCGGCTCGGGCCTCATGTCTTCCGCCCGGTTATCGCTGCCGGGCATCCTATGGGCTCTCGGAGGAGCGTTCTTTGGCGGGCTTTACATTTTAGCGGGCCATAACGTGCGACAATCTCTGGATACGGTCATCTATGCTCCCGTCGTCTATCTTGGGGCCATGATCGTCTTAGCCGGGGTGAGCCTTTTCGACCATCAACCGCTATGGCCGCATAGCCCCCGTTTATGGATGCTTTACGCGCTCATCGCCCTCATTCCCACATTGGGCGGTCATACGCTCTTTAACTGGCTCCTCCGCTACGTGCCGGCCACCACCATCTCCCTCGCGTTAGTCGGCGAAATTGCCGGCAGCGGACTTTTAGCCTGGCTCGTACTGGGTCAACTGCCGACCTTCGGCCAACTGGTCACGATTGTGTTGGTGGGGTTAGGATTAATCGTCATTTTGGCTCCCCCGCGGAGAGCAAATAGCGACCGGCATCATAGATAG
- a CDS encoding hypothetical protein (COGs: COG2912 conserved hypothetical protein~KEGG: nde:NIDE0521 hypothetical protein~SPTR: Putative uncharacterized protein), which translates to MKSLTEREIRALIHLLGDDDIKTAQVARKTLIEARHDAEPFLEEARNSPDPHVRTRVYSILERIRLDELGQRFQRFCETPSAWIDLEEGVFLIAESGYPSLNRTHYRDMLDDMAREFRHRMDHQGLTKGRELIEAFNQYFFEDLGFAGNRDNYYDPDNSYINQVLDRRLGIPISLSAVYLLIARRLRIPVVGIGMPGHFLLQYNDSLFIDPFHKGRLLNRGECVQFLMNNGFGFHPAYLSPTPTRFMLVRMLTNLIQIYTNQDPERADSLTAFRDMLTQSYVKV; encoded by the coding sequence ATGAAAAGCCTCACGGAACGCGAAATTCGCGCCTTGATTCACCTTTTAGGTGACGACGACATCAAAACGGCCCAGGTGGCGCGGAAAACCTTAATTGAGGCCCGCCACGACGCGGAACCTTTTTTAGAAGAAGCCCGCAACTCCCCCGATCCGCATGTTCGCACGCGGGTATACAGCATATTGGAACGAATTCGCCTCGATGAGCTCGGCCAACGCTTTCAGCGGTTCTGCGAAACCCCCTCTGCGTGGATTGACCTCGAAGAAGGCGTATTCCTCATTGCCGAAAGCGGCTATCCCAGCCTGAACCGGACCCATTACCGGGATATGCTGGACGATATGGCACGCGAATTCCGGCACCGCATGGATCATCAAGGCTTAACCAAAGGACGCGAATTGATTGAAGCGTTCAACCAGTACTTTTTTGAAGATCTGGGGTTTGCCGGAAACCGGGATAACTATTACGACCCCGACAACAGCTATATCAACCAAGTGTTGGACCGCCGACTGGGCATTCCGATCAGTTTGTCGGCCGTCTACCTTTTGATTGCTCGTCGCCTGCGCATTCCCGTCGTGGGGATTGGCATGCCTGGGCACTTCTTGCTGCAATATAACGACAGCTTGTTTATCGATCCCTTTCACAAAGGCCGCCTACTCAACCGGGGCGAATGTGTGCAATTTCTGATGAACAACGGGTTTGGGTTTCATCCCGCCTATCTCAGTCCGACCCCGACACGGTTTATGTTAGTCCGGATGCTGACCAACCTCATTCAAATCTACACAAACCAGGATCCGGAACGGGCGGATTCGTTGACGGCTTTTCGGGATATGTTAACCCAATCCTATGTCAAAGTCTGA
- a CDS encoding hypothetical protein (KEGG: tmr:Tmar_1194 hypothetical protein~SPTR: Putative uncharacterized protein) — translation MREQVERLLIYLGRTTMHLSWLQLIIGYLLSDPGRVRFVPSLDGTPELAMMISAHRRIEVPGPPWQGYVRGVPVPDPLTWIQVAKSMTVPIDVRLSSDDPILLQMLTPLVAPVARQHERLEVEERMQSLRTELDRALDLYNEVRHIMEVDHERHQELEKFLGLAEAEMQKMGQELKRLKSRMDEETSG, via the coding sequence ATGCGGGAACAAGTGGAGCGGTTGCTCATTTATTTAGGGCGCACCACCATGCATTTGTCGTGGCTGCAGCTCATCATCGGATATTTACTGTCGGATCCGGGGCGGGTACGGTTTGTCCCATCGCTCGACGGGACACCGGAATTGGCGATGATGATTTCCGCCCATCGGCGGATTGAAGTACCGGGACCTCCGTGGCAAGGGTATGTTCGAGGGGTGCCGGTGCCGGATCCGTTAACCTGGATTCAAGTGGCGAAGAGCATGACGGTTCCCATCGACGTGCGGCTATCCAGCGATGATCCGATTTTGTTGCAGATGCTGACGCCGTTGGTGGCGCCGGTGGCCCGGCAGCACGAACGGTTGGAAGTGGAAGAACGGATGCAAAGTTTGCGGACGGAATTGGATCGCGCGCTCGATCTCTATAATGAGGTACGCCATATTATGGAGGTCGACCACGAACGTCATCAAGAGCTGGAAAAGTTTTTGGGGTTAGCTGAGGCGGAGATGCAAAAAATGGGGCAGGAGTTGAAGCGGCTGAAGTCGCGCATGGATGAGGAAACATCCGGATAA
- a CDS encoding Rubrerythrin (PFAM: Ferritin-like domain~InterPro IPR003251~KEGG: hya:HY04AAS1_1315 rubrerythrin~PFAM: Rubrerythrin~SPTR: Rubrerythrin), with product MVENTVVALLNEDFRGEHAAIVHYLTHAWTVAALYGPAIEAIARDEMRHMKWLGHSIVALGGVPDLTVPELPAAVPLEDALRADIEAEQEAIRQYEDHRARIADAGVKSLLTRIMVDEQDHLRQFEAFYAVSAPSAGEDPTESPRSEAVQRLEQLVAIEYREILRYLFQSFITSHAAIVGLTAEDHAVEEMRHLDWVASALVQTGGTIDWSRPVTDRESAVYESLRARLDGDPTWAAVFRRIHERERLQTEAADVPQWTVGSLRGEDTRWTS from the coding sequence GTGGTCGAAAACACCGTTGTCGCACTGCTCAATGAGGATTTCAGAGGCGAGCACGCCGCGATTGTCCACTATCTGACCCACGCGTGGACGGTGGCGGCGCTTTATGGTCCCGCCATCGAGGCAATAGCCCGCGATGAAATGCGCCATATGAAATGGCTAGGACACAGTATCGTCGCCCTCGGGGGCGTCCCCGATTTGACCGTTCCCGAATTGCCGGCCGCCGTACCGTTGGAAGACGCCTTACGGGCCGACATTGAGGCGGAACAAGAAGCCATTCGCCAATATGAGGACCACCGGGCGCGTATTGCCGATGCCGGGGTCAAATCCCTACTGACCCGCATTATGGTCGACGAGCAAGACCATCTGCGGCAATTTGAGGCGTTTTATGCGGTATCGGCTCCCTCGGCGGGGGAGGACCCGACTGAGTCCCCGAGGTCCGAAGCCGTCCAGCGGTTGGAGCAGCTGGTGGCCATCGAATATCGGGAGATTCTTCGATATCTTTTTCAGTCGTTTATCACCAGTCACGCCGCCATTGTGGGGTTAACGGCCGAAGACCATGCCGTTGAAGAAATGCGCCACCTCGATTGGGTAGCCTCCGCGTTAGTCCAAACGGGCGGGACGATTGATTGGTCGCGTCCTGTCACGGATCGGGAGTCCGCGGTCTACGAATCACTTCGGGCCCGGTTGGACGGGGATCCGACCTGGGCAGCGGTTTTCCGTCGCATTCACGAGCGGGAACGCCTTCAAACCGAGGCGGCCGATGTTCCCCAGTGGACCGTCGGCTCTCTGCGAGGGGAGGATACGCGATGGACATCTTAG
- a CDS encoding Linocin_M18 bacteriocin protein (PFAM: Encapsulating protein for peroxidase~COGs: COG1659 conserved hypothetical protein~InterPro IPR007544~KEGG: mxa:MXAN_3556 hypothetical protein~PFAM: Maritimacin/linocin-M18 bacteriocin protein~SPTR: Putative uncharacterized protein) — MDILGRAESPLTEEEWLALTAGVQAVAKRHLVGRRFLPLFGPLGAGVQIVQTDRMPGWDLAQVSMVGQTADVAPIERIYQPVPLLFHDFVIDWRDLEQVRHQGGLWDWTRAEAAASYVAIAEDRLILEGQREQQLDGLLTVRGRHVLEAEGWDAPGDGFHNVARAIQHATGAGFPGPYAVLVGVSTYAQWHRLWGRTDVLEVTQIEHLAGAGVYRSPLMPEDVILLMATGSENLDLAVGLDWNVAFMEATRMNYIFRVLETVSLRIKRPGAIVEIRRTLPE, encoded by the coding sequence ATGGACATCTTAGGACGTGCCGAGTCTCCCTTGACGGAGGAGGAATGGCTCGCGCTGACCGCCGGGGTCCAGGCGGTGGCTAAACGCCATCTGGTCGGGCGTCGATTTCTTCCGCTCTTCGGGCCGCTCGGCGCGGGGGTACAGATTGTGCAAACCGACCGCATGCCGGGATGGGATTTGGCTCAAGTGTCGATGGTCGGACAAACGGCCGATGTGGCCCCGATCGAGCGAATCTATCAACCGGTGCCGCTTCTGTTTCATGATTTCGTGATCGATTGGCGGGATCTCGAACAAGTCCGTCATCAGGGCGGCCTATGGGATTGGACACGGGCCGAAGCGGCAGCCAGTTATGTCGCGATAGCGGAGGACCGGTTAATTCTGGAGGGGCAACGGGAGCAACAATTGGACGGGCTTTTGACCGTCAGGGGTCGCCATGTACTGGAGGCCGAAGGGTGGGACGCACCGGGCGACGGGTTTCATAATGTGGCGCGGGCGATTCAGCACGCCACCGGCGCGGGCTTTCCGGGGCCCTATGCGGTATTGGTCGGGGTGTCAACGTATGCCCAGTGGCATCGGCTATGGGGCCGGACGGACGTATTGGAAGTCACGCAAATCGAGCATTTAGCCGGCGCGGGGGTCTATCGTTCGCCGTTAATGCCGGAAGATGTGATTTTGCTGATGGCGACCGGTTCGGAAAATTTGGATCTGGCCGTAGGATTGGACTGGAACGTCGCGTTTATGGAAGCCACCCGGATGAATTATATTTTTCGGGTGCTGGAAACGGTCAGTCTGCGCATTAAACGGCCCGGGGCGATTGTCGAAATTCGGCGTACGCTGCCGGAGTAA
- a CDS encoding NUDIX hydrolase (PFAM: NUDIX domain~COGs: COG1051 ADP-ribose pyrophosphatase~InterPro IPR000086~KEGG: dol:Dole_2285 NUDIX hydrolase~PFAM: NUDIX hydrolase domain~SPTR: Putative uncharacterized protein) gives MQWRHAPPEQWRYCPLCAHRLENREWDGKFRRYCTQCGFVYWERPLPAVATIILDQTRQRLVLVRRRYPPQVGSWTFPGGGVEFGESIIETAIREAQEETGLTIGLESQLGTWSTPTHETLITFYIAHVVGGVLQAGSDAEDAQWFPWDHIPPIGFSVHQTAYRLFVALREQIAPSPGP, from the coding sequence GTGCAATGGCGGCATGCCCCACCTGAACAATGGCGTTATTGTCCCTTGTGCGCTCACCGATTGGAAAACCGTGAATGGGACGGGAAGTTCCGGCGGTATTGTACCCAATGCGGGTTTGTCTATTGGGAACGTCCGTTGCCGGCCGTCGCCACCATCATTTTAGACCAGACTCGGCAACGGCTGGTATTGGTCCGTCGGCGCTATCCGCCCCAAGTCGGGAGCTGGACGTTTCCCGGGGGCGGGGTTGAGTTTGGCGAATCCATTATCGAAACCGCCATAAGGGAGGCCCAAGAAGAAACCGGGCTCACGATCGGATTGGAGAGCCAGCTGGGGACCTGGTCCACTCCGACGCATGAAACCCTCATTACGTTCTATATTGCGCATGTCGTGGGGGGCGTCCTGCAGGCGGGAAGTGATGCGGAGGATGCGCAATGGTTTCCCTGGGATCACATCCCCCCCATCGGGTTTAGCGTTCATCAAACCGCCTATCGGTTATTTGTCGCTTTACGCGAACAAATTGCTCCCTCGCCCGGTCCTTAA
- a CDS encoding hypothetical protein (SPTR: Putative uncharacterized protein), with protein MNDKTWDRVSGLLIGAAAGFIAGILLAPSKGTDTRDVIKKKTQGTIDQVSESVRDIRDNLTKKGQELWRRGITEIPVSEETLIDDAPADDPQPV; from the coding sequence ATGAACGATAAAACATGGGATCGCGTGAGCGGGCTTTTAATTGGAGCGGCTGCCGGATTTATCGCCGGAATTTTGCTGGCTCCCTCAAAAGGAACCGATACGCGCGACGTGATTAAGAAGAAAACGCAGGGCACGATCGACCAAGTGTCGGAAAGTGTGCGCGATATTCGCGACAATTTAACCAAAAAAGGGCAGGAACTTTGGCGCCGGGGGATAACCGAAATTCCGGTCAGCGAAGAAACCCTCATCGACGACGCGCCTGCCGACGACCCCCAACCCGTTTAA
- a CDS encoding glycosyl transferase group 1 (PFAM: Glycosyl transferases group 1~COGs: COG0438 Glycosyltransferase~InterPro IPR001296~KEGG: aac:Aaci_1334 glycosyl transferase group 1~PFAM: Glycosyl transferase, group 1~SPTR: Glycosyl transferase group 1), with the protein MRIVFVTETWHPSTDGVVTRITATLRELKRMGHELLVVAPRGGAPEFEGIPVRDVPNISVGFIYGGKPWGLPMPRVAHYIRQFNPDVVHVVNPFVIGWAGVLAAVAQRRPLVASYHTNIAQYADFYHLGFTKPAIWALLRALHNRADLNLATSEAVRQELIQQQIKNVRVWQRGVDLSLFHPSRRSAAMRQRLTGGQGDRPIALYVGRLALEKGLERLRVLFSVNPDLHLAFVGDGPARPDLERLFAETPTTFVGTLHGEQLAEAYASADVFVFPSTTDTLGLVLLEAMASGLPIVAAESRPTHELVDQSGAGLLFDPDHPETMGDILKTLMDSATREELSRRARQEAERWGWRVPTLQLVEWYYEIMGLQRGTA; encoded by the coding sequence ATGCGAATCGTGTTTGTGACTGAAACCTGGCATCCGTCGACGGACGGAGTGGTCACCCGAATTACGGCGACCTTGCGTGAGTTGAAACGGATGGGCCATGAGCTGTTGGTGGTGGCACCCCGTGGAGGCGCACCCGAATTTGAAGGCATCCCGGTACGGGATGTGCCCAATATCAGCGTGGGGTTCATTTACGGCGGCAAGCCTTGGGGATTACCGATGCCCCGGGTTGCCCATTATATCCGTCAATTCAATCCGGACGTTGTGCATGTGGTCAATCCGTTTGTGATTGGCTGGGCGGGGGTGTTGGCCGCGGTGGCGCAACGCCGGCCACTGGTCGCGTCCTATCATACCAACATTGCCCAATATGCCGACTTTTACCATTTGGGCTTTACGAAACCCGCCATTTGGGCTCTATTACGTGCGTTGCACAATCGTGCCGATCTCAATTTGGCGACCTCGGAAGCTGTCCGGCAGGAATTAATTCAACAGCAAATTAAAAATGTCCGCGTATGGCAGCGAGGGGTTGACCTTTCGCTGTTTCATCCGTCCCGGCGTTCGGCCGCGATGCGCCAACGCCTAACCGGAGGGCAGGGTGACCGCCCGATTGCTCTTTACGTCGGCCGGCTGGCCCTCGAAAAGGGCTTGGAGCGCCTGCGCGTATTGTTTTCGGTCAATCCCGACCTGCACTTGGCCTTTGTGGGCGACGGGCCGGCCCGTCCCGACTTGGAACGGCTTTTTGCCGAGACGCCGACCACGTTTGTCGGGACGTTACACGGGGAACAACTGGCTGAGGCTTACGCGTCGGCCGACGTCTTTGTATTTCCCTCGACGACGGATACGTTGGGCTTGGTGTTATTGGAGGCGATGGCGTCCGGACTTCCCATTGTGGCTGCCGAAAGTCGCCCGACGCACGAATTGGTTGATCAAAGCGGCGCCGGCCTATTATTTGACCCGGATCACCCGGAAACGATGGGGGATATTTTAAAGACGCTCATGGATAGTGCCACGCGCGAGGAGTTGTCCCGTCGGGCTCGGCAAGAAGCGGAGCGATGGGGTTGGCGGGTGCCGACCTTGCAATTGGTGGAGTGGTATTACGAAATTATGGGACTCCAGCGGGGGACCGCATGA
- a CDS encoding GtrA family protein (PFAM: GtrA-like protein~InterPro IPR007267~KEGG: aac:Aaci_0245 GtrA family protein~PFAM: GtrA-like protein~SPTR: GtrA family protein) → MRRIWQFFQFVFVGLGNSIIDLGVFNGLYLLWPTRNVKQLVFYNTIAVGAAILNSYIWNSRWTFRQKRRTRGPGATRQRLLFLMQSLINIVVNDVILGLIAPWIAATHAIPHVLANNIAKLMAMFLASLTSFLMMKLVVFI, encoded by the coding sequence ATGAGACGGATATGGCAGTTTTTTCAGTTTGTGTTTGTCGGACTGGGAAACTCCATTATTGATTTAGGCGTCTTCAACGGACTTTATCTCTTATGGCCGACGCGGAACGTGAAACAATTGGTGTTTTACAATACAATAGCCGTCGGGGCCGCCATTTTAAACAGCTATATTTGGAATAGCCGATGGACCTTTCGTCAAAAGCGTCGCACACGTGGTCCGGGAGCAACCCGCCAACGCCTCTTGTTTTTGATGCAATCTTTGATCAATATCGTGGTGAATGATGTGATCTTAGGGTTGATCGCGCCCTGGATCGCGGCCACCCATGCCATCCCTCACGTATTGGCCAACAACATCGCAAAACTGATGGCCATGTTTTTAGCCTCTCTTACCAGTTTCTTGATGATGAAGCTGGTCGTGTTTATCTAG
- a CDS encoding Protein of unknown function DUF2253, membrane (PFAM: Protein of unknown function (DUF962)~InterPro IPR018722~KEGG: gya:GYMC52_0342 hypothetical protein~PFAM: Protein of unknown function DUF2253, membrane~SPTR: Putative uncharacterized protein): MSSDGFYDFWMEYLNGHQLLATRLWHFAGTAIAVMTAVLAIIAWNPIYLVGAFLLGYGSSWVAHTFLEHNHPLSWKHPLWALWADITLVRLMLVRGLTEDVGKFKWL, encoded by the coding sequence ATGTCATCCGACGGGTTTTACGACTTTTGGATGGAATATCTTAACGGTCATCAGTTATTAGCGACGCGGCTCTGGCATTTTGCCGGAACGGCCATTGCCGTGATGACGGCGGTTTTAGCCATTATTGCGTGGAATCCGATCTATCTGGTGGGGGCGTTTCTCTTGGGGTATGGCAGCTCGTGGGTGGCTCATACCTTTCTCGAGCATAATCATCCGTTGTCCTGGAAACATCCCCTGTGGGCCCTATGGGCCGATATCACTTTGGTACGGTTAATGTTGGTGCGCGGATTGACGGAGGACGTGGGGAAATTCAAATGGCTTTAG
- a CDS encoding Cys/Met metabolism pyridoxal-phosphate-dependent protein (PFAM: Cys/Met metabolism PLP-dependent enzyme~COGs: COG0626 Cystathionine beta-lyase/cystathionine gamma-synthase~InterPro IPR000277~KEGG: rbi:RB2501_07775 Cys/Met metabolism PLP-dependent enzyme superfamily protein~PFAM: Cys/Met metabolism, pyridoxal phosphate-dependent enzyme~SPTR: Cys/Met metabolism PLP-dependent enzyme superfamily protein), with protein sequence MTHPTNLTGFNTRAIHVGQSPDPTTGATIPPIYVSSTYTQDGLGQHRGYEYGRGDNPTREALEAALASLEDGDFAVTFASGMAAGDSILRMLKPGDEVVAGLDLYGGVYRLLETVYRPHHHTQVRYIDLTRIDAVPASLSEKTRILWVETPSNPLLQVADIQALATVAHESGALLVVDNTFASPYLQNPLHWGADLVVHSMTKYIAGHSDAIGGAVLGRDPSLGEHLRFIRNAAGATLGPFEAWLILRGLKTLGVRMDRHVANAERVADFLAHHPAVARVYYPGHWTEEAGRIVARQMRAPGGMVSFEVHSALAPDLAAMGRLFTRFRVFSLAESLGGVESLVGHPATMTHAALPAFVRSERGIRDQLIRLSVGIEDYADLEADLRLALDALLEA encoded by the coding sequence ATGACGCATCCCACCAACTTGACCGGATTTAATACGCGAGCCATTCACGTGGGGCAGTCCCCCGACCCGACCACCGGAGCGACCATCCCTCCGATATATGTGTCCAGCACCTATACCCAAGACGGATTGGGGCAACATCGCGGCTACGAATATGGGCGAGGGGATAATCCGACGCGTGAGGCGTTGGAAGCGGCACTGGCGTCTTTGGAAGACGGTGACTTTGCCGTTACGTTTGCCTCCGGGATGGCGGCCGGCGACAGTATTTTGCGGATGTTGAAGCCGGGCGACGAAGTCGTGGCCGGTCTGGATCTCTATGGCGGCGTCTACCGATTACTGGAGACCGTCTACCGTCCGCACCATCACACGCAGGTACGGTATATCGATTTGACGCGGATCGACGCGGTACCGGCCAGCTTAAGCGAAAAAACCCGGATTTTATGGGTGGAGACCCCGTCCAATCCTCTTTTACAGGTGGCCGATATCCAGGCGTTAGCGACCGTCGCTCATGAGTCGGGTGCGCTTCTGGTGGTGGATAACACGTTTGCTTCGCCCTACTTACAAAATCCGCTCCATTGGGGAGCGGATTTGGTTGTGCATTCGATGACCAAATATATTGCGGGCCATTCCGATGCCATCGGCGGGGCGGTATTGGGACGGGATCCCTCCCTGGGCGAGCATTTGCGCTTTATCCGGAATGCGGCCGGAGCGACGTTGGGTCCGTTTGAAGCGTGGCTCATCCTGCGGGGACTCAAAACCTTAGGGGTGCGAATGGATCGGCATGTTGCCAATGCCGAACGTGTGGCCGACTTTTTGGCCCACCATCCGGCGGTCGCACGAGTCTATTACCCGGGACACTGGACGGAAGAGGCCGGTCGGATCGTGGCGCGCCAAATGCGTGCACCGGGTGGAATGGTGAGTTTTGAGGTCCACTCGGCTTTGGCACCGGATTTGGCCGCGATGGGGCGGCTTTTTACCCGGTTTCGGGTCTTCTCCTTGGCCGAAAGTCTGGGCGGGGTGGAATCGTTGGTGGGGCATCCGGCGACGATGACGCATGCGGCGTTGCCGGCTTTTGTGCGCTCCGAACGGGGGATTCGAGACCAGCTGATTCGCCTATCGGTGGGGATTGAAGATTACGCCGATCTCGAGGCCGATCTCCGGTTGGCCCTCGATGCGCTGTTGGAGGCCTGA
- a CDS encoding heat shock protein DnaJ domain protein (PFAM: DnaJ domain; B-box zinc finger~InterPro IPR001623~KEGG: mxa:MXAN_0645 DnaJ domain-containing protein~PFAM: Heat shock protein DnaJ, N-terminal~SMART: Heat shock protein DnaJ, N-terminal~SPTR: DnaJ domain protein), whose protein sequence is MATLRDPWTILGLAPGTPWDAVRTRYVQLIRQHHPDRYADNPDEQRRQEELTKDIIWAYHELEKRQLKFSARPRPAARPSPPAWTPTRMTCARHGRWAVIFCTVCGEPLCTRCDSALTGFCPRHRSQRRGVH, encoded by the coding sequence ATGGCCACTCTACGCGATCCCTGGACGATTCTCGGATTGGCTCCCGGTACCCCTTGGGATGCGGTACGTACGCGCTATGTGCAACTGATCCGTCAGCACCACCCGGATCGCTATGCCGATAATCCGGACGAGCAGCGGCGGCAAGAAGAGCTCACCAAAGACATTATCTGGGCCTATCACGAACTGGAGAAGCGACAGCTGAAATTCTCGGCCAGGCCGAGGCCGGCGGCCCGCCCGTCACCGCCGGCATGGACGCCGACGCGGATGACTTGTGCCCGTCATGGGCGTTGGGCGGTGATTTTTTGTACGGTGTGCGGGGAGCCGTTATGTACTCGATGTGACAGTGCGTTGACGGGATTTTGCCCCCGGCATCGATCCCAAAGACGAGGGGTTCATTAA